The Gemmatimonadota bacterium genome includes a window with the following:
- a CDS encoding HAMP domain-containing protein, whose protein sequence is MPNSPTSERTRSARRPGPVRRTVETFAWLGAWIGVGGLSLWAALGWSGALFAAAAGVGILVAGRLLLRNVTWTLGIAVALLGVTAAFWVDHRATETVNGWEAYWNSRSEWLEDEFRERLSDRVAGAYEAAVVLHEMPELRSGPVSTDAAAPLRTLRSEAGLAALALYSSTANLLAWDGVHRGQVPPEVQGGLNLYSYLDQPLFAYLHVAAITGSGETAVAALLIRTDLSPALVARPGDFTTEFARDVGERVSVTRPGISGETTFDVTLGDVRVPMTRPGSGLAEPVAEGAVEGTVLTSLPDDSVLFSVTIDEPVPNERAARLLDPWRLRIAVMALLAWMLLAVRDPRRFAKGSSRRFLGAPAQASILLLIAATFPVGEFAALSTLFDVETFRLQGPVPMTLGRFIMVIGAVLALAAAVGPVRARLPAWLVTMALGVGLWRATVWFLDGLGPLGHADGRLSMIGFAVALTGLLTLVTAAALGLVRDSLRISAEPRKARGRLYFGVAGALFALATASGGAALVVYLAVLPEWWPALSALTGFAFVLALSGLAERGRFALLWASAAVVGGSAALPMVWSSALQSEIEDGADLLNVLEAVDEPDLEQSLRILAESADSLTATGLSEVEVMYGAWRASGLTRSRYPLRIAVNDPAGSSREELRIGVETEERHRELMALEEEAIATAAGGTRVFELSRYDAYYLVVRPLVNGAVLTVTAAALPAGSVRSTLGALVGGVPSSDGWPMAGASELVLIPPPLEARDSLADGRPCVSEPPNWARTETVWQVTRDLCFVDDLLHAHYRVAMPGALMIAARGTIVFLIGFVFLLAFWLIGRALAGELVPEGLSAGSLMRSFRARVTMALFGFFVLAVAIFGTLAYRTLNQAAVRSARVIAERVVSDAVASFAAVEAAPGQRIEALSRQVRAELLEYRGGELRGGGSVSELVELGLYEGWMPMREHLRLDGSEGVAGLTETSLGDWRYVTAYRRLPDGDILGAQVPFQAGTTAIRTTDLIELLAFALLVGALLSFSLAWLSGRALSSPMEELRKASEVVGKGDLAVRLPGERNDQFGVVFTAFNQMVKNLADARDALNRTTRRTQDIMNEASAGMVALDDDAHVILVNPSAGEILRREIRVGDPVPEDGELGEALGPWLRSFLAGDEDENTAELKDGERSVRVRARRFRSQSLDSRGVVVTLDDITDELRSARVLAWGTMARQVAHDVKNPLTPMKLAVQHLRRAWKRKDEEFEDILMRNVEVMLTEIESLATMAKSFRRFDVPGEDIGAPVAPVDAGDVVSEVVRLYGSGGSPITFRAVIPPDLPAVSARRDELKEVLANLLENSRRAVVEDGVIVVTARKFGGKVLIDVEDDGCGIPEAIQARIFEPRFSTRSGGSGLGLAIVSRIVTSWEGKVGVTSTEGEGAAVRLELKIWSEDA, encoded by the coding sequence GTGCCCAATTCACCAACCTCCGAACGAACGCGGTCGGCCCGCCGCCCCGGGCCGGTTCGACGCACCGTCGAAACCTTCGCCTGGCTGGGCGCCTGGATCGGAGTGGGCGGCCTGTCTCTCTGGGCCGCGCTCGGGTGGAGCGGCGCGCTCTTCGCTGCGGCGGCCGGAGTCGGGATCTTGGTGGCGGGACGTCTTCTGCTGAGGAATGTGACCTGGACTCTCGGGATCGCGGTTGCTCTCCTGGGAGTGACCGCAGCCTTTTGGGTCGATCACAGGGCGACGGAGACCGTTAACGGATGGGAGGCCTACTGGAACAGTCGCAGCGAGTGGCTTGAAGACGAGTTCAGGGAGCGGCTGAGCGATCGGGTCGCCGGTGCCTACGAAGCCGCGGTCGTCCTCCATGAGATGCCCGAGCTCAGGAGCGGGCCGGTGAGCACGGACGCTGCCGCCCCTCTCCGGACCCTGCGTTCGGAGGCCGGTCTGGCCGCGCTCGCGCTCTACTCGTCCACCGCCAACCTCCTTGCCTGGGACGGCGTGCACCGCGGACAGGTCCCGCCGGAGGTGCAGGGCGGTCTCAATCTCTATTCGTACCTGGACCAGCCCCTGTTCGCCTACCTCCATGTCGCGGCGATCACCGGCAGCGGGGAAACCGCAGTCGCGGCGCTGCTGATCCGAACGGATCTCTCGCCCGCTCTGGTGGCACGGCCGGGGGATTTCACAACCGAGTTCGCACGGGATGTGGGCGAGCGGGTCTCCGTGACGCGACCTGGGATCTCCGGCGAGACGACCTTCGACGTGACCTTGGGCGACGTTCGAGTCCCGATGACCCGGCCGGGATCCGGCCTAGCCGAGCCGGTCGCCGAGGGCGCGGTCGAGGGTACCGTGCTGACGTCGCTTCCCGACGACAGCGTCCTCTTCAGCGTCACGATCGACGAGCCCGTCCCGAACGAACGGGCGGCGCGCTTACTCGATCCGTGGCGTCTGCGCATCGCCGTCATGGCTCTGCTTGCATGGATGCTGCTCGCCGTCCGCGACCCGCGTCGCTTCGCGAAGGGGTCTTCGCGCAGGTTCCTCGGAGCGCCGGCGCAGGCGTCGATCCTGCTGCTGATCGCCGCGACCTTTCCGGTCGGCGAGTTCGCCGCTCTCTCCACGCTCTTCGATGTGGAGACGTTCCGACTGCAGGGGCCCGTGCCGATGACGTTGGGCCGCTTCATCATGGTGATCGGTGCCGTGCTCGCGCTGGCGGCGGCGGTCGGTCCGGTGAGGGCTCGCCTGCCGGCATGGCTCGTGACCATGGCTCTGGGGGTCGGGCTGTGGCGGGCGACGGTCTGGTTCCTGGACGGACTGGGTCCGCTCGGCCATGCGGACGGCAGGCTGAGCATGATAGGGTTCGCGGTCGCGCTCACAGGGCTGCTCACTCTCGTTACCGCGGCGGCGCTGGGGCTGGTTCGCGACAGTCTGCGCATAAGCGCCGAGCCGAGAAAGGCCCGCGGACGGCTGTATTTCGGCGTGGCCGGCGCTCTGTTCGCTCTGGCAACGGCTTCGGGCGGGGCGGCTCTGGTCGTCTATCTGGCCGTCCTGCCCGAGTGGTGGCCCGCTCTCTCCGCGCTGACGGGATTTGCGTTCGTGCTGGCACTCTCCGGCTTGGCGGAGAGAGGGCGTTTCGCGCTGCTGTGGGCCTCTGCGGCGGTCGTGGGGGGGAGCGCGGCGCTACCCATGGTGTGGTCGAGCGCCCTGCAGTCGGAGATAGAGGACGGGGCCGACCTGCTGAACGTGCTGGAAGCCGTCGACGAGCCCGACCTCGAGCAGTCGCTGCGAATCCTAGCCGAGTCGGCGGACTCCCTGACGGCGACGGGCCTTTCGGAGGTCGAGGTCATGTACGGGGCGTGGCGAGCGAGCGGACTGACTCGGTCGCGATATCCGCTGCGGATAGCGGTGAACGACCCGGCCGGGTCTTCCAGGGAGGAACTCAGGATCGGCGTGGAGACCGAAGAGCGCCACCGGGAGCTGATGGCTCTGGAAGAGGAGGCGATCGCCACCGCCGCGGGAGGCACCAGGGTCTTCGAACTATCCCGGTATGACGCCTACTACCTGGTCGTGCGCCCCCTTGTGAACGGCGCCGTCCTCACGGTGACCGCGGCGGCTCTGCCGGCGGGGTCGGTCCGCTCGACGCTGGGAGCCCTGGTCGGCGGCGTCCCGAGCAGCGACGGCTGGCCGATGGCGGGCGCATCCGAGCTCGTCCTGATCCCTCCTCCTCTGGAAGCGCGGGACTCGCTGGCGGACGGCCGACCTTGTGTCAGCGAACCGCCGAACTGGGCCCGGACGGAGACGGTCTGGCAGGTTACCCGCGACCTGTGCTTCGTGGACGATCTTCTGCACGCCCACTATCGCGTAGCGATGCCGGGTGCGCTCATGATCGCCGCGCGGGGCACCATCGTCTTCCTGATCGGCTTCGTCTTCCTCCTCGCGTTCTGGCTGATCGGGAGAGCGCTGGCAGGGGAGCTCGTTCCGGAGGGGTTGAGCGCCGGCTCTCTCATGCGCTCGTTCCGGGCGCGGGTGACGATGGCCCTCTTCGGCTTCTTCGTGCTCGCCGTGGCCATCTTCGGCACCCTCGCGTACCGCACCCTGAATCAGGCGGCGGTGCGGTCGGCCCGCGTCATAGCCGAAAGGGTGGTGTCGGATGCGGTCGCATCCTTCGCCGCCGTGGAGGCGGCGCCCGGCCAGAGAATCGAAGCCCTATCCCGCCAGGTGAGGGCGGAACTGCTAGAGTACCGGGGAGGGGAGCTGCGCGGCGGAGGATCGGTGTCGGAGCTGGTGGAGCTCGGCCTTTACGAGGGTTGGATGCCGATGCGGGAGCACCTCCGGCTCGACGGCAGCGAAGGCGTCGCCGGCCTCACCGAGACCTCGTTGGGGGACTGGCGCTACGTGACCGCCTACCGCCGGCTTCCCGACGGGGATATCCTCGGGGCTCAGGTTCCATTCCAGGCCGGCACCACGGCCATCCGGACCACCGACCTGATCGAATTGCTAGCCTTCGCCCTCCTCGTGGGCGCTCTGCTCTCTTTCTCGCTCGCCTGGTTGAGCGGTCGCGCGCTCAGTTCTCCCATGGAAGAGCTGCGCAAGGCGTCCGAGGTCGTGGGAAAGGGCGATCTGGCGGTTCGTCTGCCCGGCGAACGGAACGATCAGTTCGGCGTCGTCTTCACCGCCTTCAACCAGATGGTGAAGAATCTGGCGGATGCCCGTGACGCGCTGAACCGCACTACCCGACGCACTCAGGACATCATGAACGAGGCGTCCGCGGGGATGGTCGCACTCGACGACGACGCCCATGTGATCCTCGTAAACCCTTCAGCGGGCGAGATCCTGCGGAGGGAGATCAGGGTGGGAGACCCGGTCCCGGAGGACGGCGAGCTCGGCGAGGCTCTCGGACCTTGGCTGCGAAGCTTTCTGGCGGGTGACGAGGACGAAAACACCGCTGAACTGAAGGACGGAGAGCGGAGCGTGAGGGTCAGGGCGCGGCGGTTCCGTTCGCAGTCCCTCGACAGCAGGGGAGTGGTCGTGACGCTCGACGACATCACCGACGAGCTCCGCAGCGCGAGGGTGCTGGCCTGGGGAACCATGGCGAGGCAGGTGGCGCACGACGTCAAGAACCCCCTGACTCCCATGAAGCTCGCCGTTCAGCATCTCCGCAGGGCCTGGAAGAGGAAGGACGAGGAATTCGAGGACATCCTCATGCGCAACGTCGAGGTGATGCTTACCGAGATCGAGAGTCTGGCGACCATGGCCAAGAGCTTCCGCCGCTTCGACGTGCCGGGAGAGGACATCGGCGCACCGGTGGCCCCGGTCGATGCGGGCGATGTGGTGTCCGAGGTCGTGCGCCTCTATGGAAGTGGAGGCTCCCCGATTACCTTCCGGGCCGTGATCCCGCCGGATCTGCCGGCGGTTTCGGCACGACGCGACGAACTCAAGGAGGTGCTGGCGAATCTTCTGGAGAACTCTCGCCGGGCGGTTGTCGAGGACGGCGTCATCGTCGTGACCGCCCGGAAGTTCGGAGGCAAGGTCCTGATCGACGTGGAGGACGACGGCTGCGGCATACCTGAAGCGATACAGGCGCGCATTTTCGAACCGAGGTTCTCGACTCGATCGGGCGGATCCGGGCTCGGCCTCGCGATAGTCTCACGGATCGTCACGAGCTGGGAAGGTAAGGTCGGCGTCACGAGCACCGAAGGGGAAGGCGCGGCGGTGAGGCTGGAGCTCAAGATCTGGAGCGAGGATGCCTGA
- a CDS encoding kynureninase — protein sequence MDSRQLARHYSRFSVTKRVLLTGHSHQAWPDLAFEAQAQAWLDAAELVDHKWDRAFAVADEVRAGYRRLLDDPDGHIALGQNTHELVLRFLSALPLRKRPRLVTTDGEFHSIRRQLDRLAAEGVEIVRIPVDGRASIAARVIEAVDHHTSAVLISSVLFRDARIVEDLDRVAAACERVGAELLVDAYHSLNAVPFSVVDMRLENAFVTGGGYKYCQMGEGNCFLRFPTRCSLQPVITGWFAEFGTLAEAPRGSEVIYGGGHLRFAGSTYDPVSHYRAAAVFGFFDRQRLSTERLREVGLRQIRRLAAGVDELDSDPSLLSRDRSMPLSSRGGFLTLLSPRAGELCRALREQGVHTDFRGSTLRLGPAPYVTDEQLDDAVAVLGECLKGIRCDPAPGKRRAAAAR from the coding sequence ATCGACTCTCGCCAGCTCGCCCGTCACTACTCGCGCTTCAGCGTCACGAAACGGGTACTGCTGACCGGACATTCGCACCAGGCGTGGCCCGACCTCGCGTTCGAGGCTCAGGCCCAGGCCTGGCTCGATGCCGCCGAGCTCGTGGACCACAAGTGGGACCGGGCGTTCGCGGTGGCGGACGAAGTTCGGGCGGGATACCGCCGACTCCTGGACGATCCGGACGGCCACATCGCCCTCGGTCAGAACACGCACGAACTGGTGCTTCGATTTCTGTCGGCTCTGCCCCTGCGAAAACGTCCTCGGCTCGTTACCACGGACGGCGAGTTCCACTCCATCCGACGGCAGCTCGACCGGCTGGCGGCGGAGGGTGTCGAGATTGTCCGGATACCTGTGGACGGGCGGGCGTCGATAGCCGCGAGAGTGATCGAAGCGGTCGACCATCATACCTCGGCGGTGCTGATTTCATCCGTGTTGTTTCGGGATGCCCGGATCGTGGAAGACCTTGATCGTGTGGCTGCGGCTTGTGAACGCGTGGGGGCGGAACTTCTAGTGGACGCCTACCACTCGCTCAATGCGGTGCCGTTCTCCGTCGTCGACATGCGCCTGGAGAACGCGTTCGTGACAGGCGGCGGCTACAAATACTGCCAAATGGGCGAGGGGAACTGTTTTCTTCGGTTTCCGACCAGGTGTTCGCTGCAACCTGTGATCACGGGATGGTTCGCGGAGTTCGGCACGCTGGCGGAAGCCCCGCGCGGCAGCGAGGTCATCTACGGCGGAGGCCACCTGCGCTTCGCCGGAAGCACCTACGATCCGGTCAGCCACTATCGGGCGGCCGCCGTGTTCGGGTTCTTCGATCGCCAGCGGTTATCCACCGAACGCCTGCGCGAGGTTGGTCTGCGGCAGATCCGCCGGTTGGCGGCGGGCGTGGACGAGCTCGACTCCGATCCGTCGCTGCTGAGCCGGGACCGGTCGATGCCGCTGAGTAGCCGGGGCGGTTTCCTGACGCTCCTTTCGCCCCGGGCCGGCGAACTCTGTCGAGCCCTTAGGGAGCAAGGAGTCCACACCGATTTCCGAGGAAGTACGCTGCGCCTGGGCCCGGCCCCTTACGTCACCGATGAGCAGCTCGACGATGCGGTCGCCGTCCTCGGGGAGTGCCTCAAGGGGATCCGCTGTGACCCGGCTCCAGGGAAGCGACGGGCGGCCGCCGCTCGCTAG
- a CDS encoding amino acid decarboxylase, with translation MTDLPLSEFRRQARRVAEWNADFLERVESLPVRARSEPGTVLAALAPEAPEEGRGFDDLMREFDELIVPALTHWAHPSFFGYFPAGGSGPGALGEMLAAVLNTNAMVWQASPAGTELELAVTGWLGRLLGLPHEVGVINDTASSSTMHALAAARARVYPDAEERGLFGAPRGRVYASEEAHSSVEKAARAVGLGKPRSVRTRANLSMCPVALEEAMRKDAERGDRAVAVVATLGTTSTAAIDPIAGIARAARGFGAWVHADAAYGGVAAMVPAVRRRFAGWEDVDSVVVNPHKWLFTPIDCSVLFCRNPDDLRRAFSVRPEYLEGRRAAQGDLTDYGLALGRRFRSLKLWLTLSCFGRSGLVERLAGHMAWCRSLEGWIDAEEGWERVASSPLATTVFRRRGDDAGNFAILEYVNDSGRAFITHTRVGGRVALRVAIGNIRTERRHVEELWELLREAAREVG, from the coding sequence ATGACCGACCTTCCACTCTCCGAGTTCCGTAGGCAGGCCCGCCGAGTCGCCGAATGGAACGCCGACTTTCTGGAGCGCGTCGAGTCGCTTCCGGTCCGCGCACGGTCCGAGCCCGGAACGGTGCTCGCGGCGCTCGCTCCCGAAGCGCCTGAGGAGGGGCGCGGCTTCGACGATCTCATGCGGGAATTCGACGAGTTGATCGTTCCCGCGCTGACCCACTGGGCTCATCCCTCCTTCTTCGGATACTTCCCGGCCGGCGGGTCGGGCCCCGGCGCCCTTGGGGAGATGCTGGCGGCGGTGCTCAACACCAACGCCATGGTGTGGCAGGCCTCGCCGGCGGGAACCGAGCTGGAACTGGCGGTGACCGGTTGGCTCGGCCGGCTGCTCGGTCTTCCCCACGAGGTGGGCGTGATCAACGACACCGCGTCTTCGTCCACGATGCACGCCCTCGCGGCGGCTCGCGCCCGCGTCTACCCGGACGCGGAGGAGCGCGGCCTCTTCGGAGCGCCCAGGGGCCGGGTCTACGCCTCGGAGGAGGCTCATTCGTCGGTCGAGAAGGCTGCGCGCGCGGTCGGACTCGGGAAGCCGAGATCGGTGAGGACCCGCGCGAACCTGAGCATGTGTCCGGTCGCTCTGGAGGAGGCGATGCGGAAGGACGCGGAGCGGGGGGACCGGGCCGTGGCGGTGGTCGCGACGCTCGGCACGACCTCGACCGCCGCCATCGATCCCATAGCCGGGATCGCCCGCGCGGCGCGCGGTTTCGGCGCCTGGGTCCACGCCGACGCCGCTTACGGCGGGGTCGCTGCGATGGTCCCTGCGGTACGTCGCCGTTTCGCGGGCTGGGAGGACGTCGACTCCGTGGTCGTGAATCCGCACAAGTGGCTCTTCACGCCCATCGACTGCTCGGTGCTGTTCTGCCGAAATCCGGATGACCTTCGGCGCGCGTTCTCGGTCAGACCCGAGTACCTGGAGGGCAGGAGAGCGGCCCAGGGCGATCTTACGGACTACGGCCTCGCGCTGGGGCGCCGGTTTCGGTCTCTCAAGCTCTGGTTGACCCTCAGTTGCTTCGGACGCTCGGGCCTGGTCGAAAGGCTTGCCGGCCACATGGCGTGGTGCCGCAGTCTGGAGGGATGGATCGACGCCGAGGAGGGGTGGGAGAGGGTCGCCTCTTCGCCTCTTGCCACGACCGTCTTCCGCCGCCGGGGCGACGACGCTGGCAATTTCGCGATCCTCGAGTACGTCAACGATTCGGGGCGCGCCTTCATCACGCATACTCGAGTCGGCGGCCGGGTGGCGCTGCGCGTGGCGATCGGCAACATCCGCACCGAACGGCGTCACGTGGAGGAGCTCTGGGAGTTGCTGCGGGAGGCGGCGAGGGAAGTGGGGTAG
- a CDS encoding YifB family Mg chelatase-like AAA ATPase, giving the protein MLSSIVTGAIQGVESFIVNVEVNLAAGLPAFTVVGLPQGAVREGRERVAAALRNTGRPIPVRRVTVNLAPGNVRKEGTGFDLPIAVGLLVATGVIDRTAVEGRAFVGELGLDGALKPVRGVLSMTAAFAKAEIATVFLPAANAPEASVVGGIEVRAASSLAEVLACLCEGASLPSVSVDPAGLIDTRDADIPDLSDVRGQALAKRALEIAAAGGHNLILVGPPGTGKTMLARRLEGILPPLSVEEAVETTEVHSVAGELPDGAALVTRRPFRSPHHTVSYAGLIGGGAPIRPGETSLAHNGVLFLDELAEFRRSVLDVLRQPLEEGTVRISRARAAARFPARFMLVAAMNPCPCGFSGDGSGRCICEPNQVRRYLGRISGPLLDRIDLHAQLAVVPFDRLVEEAAGVSSPGLRRCVIAARKVQAERLAEGSGSRVATNAEMGAKALRRWCRPSPSVAHLLQKAVDRLNFSARAYHRILKVARTVADLASERDLREEHVLEALQFRTLDRGPGQSEA; this is encoded by the coding sequence ATGCTTTCAAGTATCGTCACCGGGGCGATCCAGGGCGTCGAGTCGTTCATCGTCAACGTCGAAGTCAATCTCGCTGCGGGACTGCCGGCTTTCACCGTCGTCGGACTCCCGCAAGGAGCGGTGCGGGAGGGGCGTGAACGGGTAGCCGCCGCCCTTCGCAACACGGGCCGTCCCATTCCCGTGCGCCGAGTGACCGTCAACCTCGCGCCCGGAAACGTCCGCAAGGAAGGGACCGGCTTCGATCTCCCGATCGCCGTCGGTCTTCTCGTCGCTACCGGCGTCATCGACCGTACCGCTGTCGAGGGGCGGGCCTTCGTCGGCGAACTCGGCCTCGACGGCGCTCTGAAGCCGGTCCGCGGAGTCCTGTCCATGACGGCGGCGTTCGCGAAGGCGGAGATCGCCACCGTGTTCTTACCCGCCGCCAACGCGCCCGAGGCGAGCGTCGTCGGCGGAATAGAGGTTCGTGCCGCCTCCTCGCTCGCCGAGGTGCTCGCATGCCTTTGCGAGGGCGCATCTCTGCCGAGCGTGTCGGTCGATCCGGCCGGACTCATCGACACCCGGGACGCCGACATTCCCGACCTCTCCGACGTCAGGGGCCAAGCGCTCGCCAAGCGGGCCCTCGAGATCGCTGCGGCCGGCGGCCACAATCTCATACTTGTCGGCCCGCCGGGCACGGGGAAGACGATGCTGGCGCGCAGGCTGGAGGGCATTCTTCCGCCGCTCTCGGTCGAAGAAGCCGTCGAGACCACCGAAGTGCACTCCGTCGCCGGTGAGCTTCCCGACGGCGCGGCGCTCGTCACCCGGCGTCCGTTCAGATCTCCTCACCACACGGTCAGCTACGCCGGGCTCATCGGCGGGGGGGCGCCGATCCGACCGGGAGAGACGTCGCTCGCGCACAACGGCGTGCTCTTCCTCGACGAGCTCGCCGAGTTCAGACGCTCCGTTCTCGATGTCCTGCGCCAGCCGCTCGAGGAGGGGACGGTGCGCATATCCCGGGCTCGGGCGGCGGCACGGTTCCCGGCGCGCTTCATGCTCGTCGCGGCAATGAACCCCTGCCCGTGCGGATTCTCGGGAGACGGAAGCGGGCGCTGCATCTGCGAGCCCAACCAGGTGAGACGCTACCTGGGCAGGATCTCCGGTCCTCTGCTCGATCGAATAGACCTCCATGCGCAGTTGGCCGTCGTACCTTTCGACCGACTCGTCGAGGAAGCCGCGGGAGTGTCGAGTCCTGGGCTCCGACGGTGCGTGATCGCCGCCCGCAAGGTTCAGGCGGAGCGGCTCGCTGAGGGATCGGGAAGCCGGGTCGCCACCAACGCGGAAATGGGCGCCAAGGCGCTCAGGCGTTGGTGCAGGCCTTCACCTTCGGTCGCGCATTTGCTCCAGAAGGCCGTGGACCGGCTCAACTTTTCGGCGCGCGCCTACCACAGGATCCTCAAGGTGGCCCGCACGGTGGCCGACCTCGCGAGTGAACGGGATTTACGCGAGGAACACGTGTTGGAGGCTCTCCAGTTCCGCACCCTCGATCGGGGGCCCGGACAATCGGAGGCGTAG